From Halotia branconii CENA392, the proteins below share one genomic window:
- a CDS encoding sulfate/molybdate ABC transporter ATP-binding protein — protein MGIVVESVSKHFGSFKAVDQVSVEIKSGSLVALLGPSGSGKSTLLRLIAGLEMPDSGKILLTGKDATNQSVQERNIGFVFQHYALFKHLTVRQNIAFGLEIRKAHAKKVKGRVEQLLELVQLSGLGDRYPSQLSGGQRQRVALARALAVEPSVLLLDEPFGALDAKVRKDLRAWLRRLHDEVHVTTVFVTHDQEEAMEVSDEVVVMNKGRVEQIGTPADIYDNPATAFVMSFIGPVNVLPNTSKIFQSSGFDSQYPQVFLRPQDVVIERQSNGTTAPATVTRLIHLGWEIQVELTLDDGQVVAAHLTRDRFNELQIEPQQRVYVKPKDAKSFPLYYSI, from the coding sequence GTGGGCATAGTAGTTGAGAGTGTATCCAAGCATTTCGGTAGCTTTAAAGCGGTCGATCAAGTTAGTGTGGAGATCAAGAGTGGTTCCCTGGTTGCTTTGCTGGGGCCTTCAGGATCTGGTAAATCCACCTTGCTGCGGTTAATTGCAGGTTTAGAGATGCCAGATAGCGGTAAAATCTTGCTCACTGGTAAAGATGCTACAAATCAAAGTGTGCAAGAACGAAATATTGGGTTTGTGTTTCAGCACTATGCTTTATTTAAGCATTTGACTGTGCGACAAAATATTGCTTTTGGGTTAGAAATTCGCAAAGCCCACGCCAAGAAGGTTAAAGGGCGGGTAGAACAGTTATTAGAATTGGTGCAGTTGAGTGGATTAGGCGATCGCTATCCATCACAACTTTCTGGTGGTCAAAGACAACGGGTAGCCTTAGCCAGGGCGCTAGCGGTGGAACCCAGCGTATTGTTGCTAGATGAACCTTTTGGCGCACTTGATGCTAAAGTCCGTAAAGACTTGCGGGCATGGTTACGCCGCCTCCATGATGAAGTTCATGTTACCACTGTTTTCGTCACTCACGACCAAGAAGAAGCAATGGAAGTTTCTGATGAAGTTGTGGTGATGAATAAAGGGCGTGTAGAACAGATCGGTACACCAGCAGATATTTACGACAATCCGGCTACGGCCTTTGTGATGAGTTTTATTGGCCCAGTCAATGTTTTACCCAATACTTCAAAGATTTTTCAAAGCAGTGGCTTTGACTCACAATATCCGCAAGTATTTTTGCGCCCCCAGGATGTGGTGATTGAAAGACAGTCCAATGGTACTACTGCCCCTGCGACAGTGACTCGATTAATCCATTTGGGTTGGGAAATTCAGGTGGAATTAACCTTAGACGATGGACAAGTAGTAGCAGCGCATTTAACACGCGATCGCTTTAATGAGTTACAGATAGAACCACAACAGCGGGTATATGTCAAGCCAAAAGATGCAAAATCTTTTCCTTTGTATTATTCGATTTAA
- a CDS encoding DUF7453 family protein has product MNVIKNLSTAIVLGMVVNLLPTSKATAAAITFKKIIDTTSSPLNGSYPNLFSPAINDSGRVAFIAEDETGRGIFTSNGGSITKITDTISGSFDTIGNPAINNSGIVAFRAALKGGVLNGVGPGVGIYTGNGGALNTISFNANAGSFLVSQPSINNSGTVAFADNESGDIYTSKNRKLNLVANADGGNPVINNQGTVSFVLPGASLVTRNNQVTTTIADTKSSFSSLSGDGSPLNDEGTVAFLAYLNSGEQSIFTGNGGSLNTIADTKGAFSTFVGSPAINNQGTVAFWAFLNSGEEGIFTGSDPVKNKVIATGDQLLGSTVTEISSFGLEGLNNRDQIAFGARLANGTEGIYVATTAVPEPYTVASSGLALAGLVFFKRRCQPRGRGQRE; this is encoded by the coding sequence ATGAATGTAATTAAAAACTTATCAACAGCAATAGTATTAGGCATGGTTGTGAACTTGCTTCCCACGAGCAAAGCCACAGCCGCTGCCATTACTTTTAAAAAAATTATCGATACTACCAGCAGTCCTTTGAATGGTTCCTATCCTAATTTATTCTCTCCTGCCATTAATGACTCAGGAAGAGTAGCCTTTATCGCTGAGGACGAAACAGGTAGAGGCATTTTCACCAGTAATGGCGGATCTATTACCAAAATTACTGACACCATTAGTGGATCTTTCGATACCATTGGCAATCCTGCTATTAATAATTCCGGAATAGTAGCTTTTAGAGCTGCCCTCAAAGGAGGCGTGCTAAATGGAGTCGGCCCTGGTGTTGGCATTTACACTGGCAATGGTGGGGCGTTAAACACTATTTCCTTCAACGCTAATGCTGGCAGTTTTTTGGTATCGCAGCCTTCAATCAACAACAGTGGCACAGTAGCTTTTGCAGATAATGAATCTGGCGACATCTACACTAGCAAGAATAGAAAACTTAACTTGGTTGCTAACGCCGATGGTGGTAATCCTGTAATCAATAATCAAGGAACAGTATCTTTTGTTTTACCAGGTGCGAGTCTGGTAACTCGCAATAATCAAGTGACTACCACCATTGCTGATACCAAAAGTTCCTTTAGTTCCCTGTCTGGTGATGGTTCCCCACTCAACGATGAAGGTACTGTTGCTTTTTTGGCCTATTTAAATTCCGGAGAGCAAAGTATTTTTACTGGTAATGGTGGTTCACTTAATACCATCGCTGACACAAAAGGTGCTTTTTCTACTTTTGTTGGTTCTCCTGCGATTAACAACCAAGGCACAGTAGCCTTTTGGGCTTTCTTGAACTCTGGAGAAGAAGGCATTTTTACTGGCTCAGATCCTGTCAAAAACAAAGTCATTGCTACTGGTGATCAACTTTTGGGTTCCACTGTCACAGAAATTAGTTCTTTTGGATTAGAAGGACTGAATAATCGCGATCAAATCGCTTTTGGCGCTAGACTTGCGAATGGAACTGAAGGCATTTACGTCGCTACCACCGCTGTACCTGAACCTTACACCGTTGCAAGTTCAGGGTTAGCGCTTGCTGGTTTAGTATTTTTTAAACGTCGCTGTCAACCAAGAGGCAGGGGGCAGAGGGAATAA
- a CDS encoding MG2 domain-containing protein: MITKFLIQYLLVFIFIISISGCNLFSISGKEQLPAVSPLAPPNLPVWIEQISPIGDAKSLNQIRIRFQEALIPVESLDSPEKQNLLQKFALWPPIPGEFRFLTPRMVGFQAEKALPNATRFQVTLKAGLADLKNHRLDQDLAWTFNTEPIKITNLPGVNPIEKADIQPIDLQQNLQFTSNVELNLDSVQKHLQLTPAGKSKGVNFQIELAKEEKASEQLSENPDPLEKFDPSARNWIYQLKPQQTLAKATNYRLVFSPGIMPADGNLPSEKEFVSKLTTYSPLAFQGINYYGQPDAGGTYGRFVKGSPQLEFNNILVPDLVRENIRINPAPKDIARILQIGNEDKIVTINPYALAPATNYQITINGNLKDKFGQTLGKSITVKYDTGDLAGDIWVPSDLHIFPAGKDLKLNISTVNLPESKYKAAYSVVQPTDLVYFNSAYPQGNGNDLLPKPSEWQSFKVPTKKNQSVDVTVPLREKLNGATGMLAYGVQARTNKYQDNGKELWREPTTYGLVELTNLGVFSQWFPDSGLIRVNHLSDGSPVKAATIEIYQSKLTAKSRSQTVPCATGKTDDNGNLKLQKDNLQQCFTNKSSFIKPPELLIIARENQDWAFARTEEYSGVFGHGIDAGWQDGKPESRGVIFSDRQLYQPGEKAWLTAFADYLQNGNIQQDKNAAYQVTLVNPDGQKTDLGTQNTNEFGTFSLELPISNTERLGYYTIKAKAKNDHEISGEFRVAEFKPPNFKVELNLNQEFALIGEKVEAKATSNYLFGAPVEGGEAKYFVTRQQTNFIPKGWEQFSFGRQWFWPEENPTVPTDVLQTNTQLNANGKTEQTVTVAQDLPYPMTYRVDVQVADVSNLSVANSQTFTALPTNRLIGLKSNFVADAGKALPVEVIVTDPTGKIIENQPIRIELQEIKYSRVTQVVEGSQTPKNQVEYKTVAQAEFKSKNSPQSVILTPPESGSYRIRANFSDVNNELSATDLQIWATGNNPVFWGSREQDILEVKLDKTEFKPGETATALIQSPYPEAELYFAVIKDKPIYQQMTKVKGGAPQIQFTVTPEMLPNAAVQAVLIRQGAPLNQVEPTGLDKLVKIGFAPFKVNLEDKYLKVQVKPIQASLSPGKEETIQLELKDNQGNPTPGQVTVMVVNEAVLQLSGYRPPDLVDTVYAEQPISTRFSDNRPDVILQTQDVAKPKGWGYGGGLSSGLANTRVRKDFQALAYYNGSVLTDATGNAQITFKLPDDLTTWRVMAVATDGNLRFGNGDATFITTKPLLTNAILPQFVRPGDRILGGLSVTNNTGNTGNLTINGELSGAVKFSDKNPTTTSLQTQAETATHAYRFPMLAENVGVGKVRFTTQLNSTADAFEVPLDVKPLEITEQVIETGVTEKQVKIPLNVEKNVFPAAGGLNVQLASTLIPEIKAPAQQVLVNNDLPFAEPAASQLIIAANLQTLAKQYNQTFAEFNPSQKANQAITQLQKLQHADGGFAAFPGQEKSDPWVSSYAASSLVKANQVDSAMLSRVKGYLQKVLANPGQYDFCKQQLCKRQLQLHTLIALAELGDQRNTFLSDIYQQRNNFDVVTQIKLARYLSQFSQWQDESQKMMQQLQQNIYETGRTAAISLPPSWGWMSSPTTAQAQALRLFIAQKSQPEVIDKLFQSLLALRRNGTWQTSFDNAQALTALVEYSQLQPTPPNFVATVKLANQKLGENRFNGYQNPSLQVKVPMAKLPRGRHDLTLQKSGNGTLHYLVAYNYRLQGNQPGRFNGLRVTREISQVGEEKLLQKTGLYAFDKPLSLQTGQVFDIGLEVIADHPVNHLVIKDPLPAGFEAVDESFQTATTALQAQADSWQLGFKTIYRDRIIAYADHLEPGVYNLHYLVRSVTPGTFRYPGAEVHLQYAPEEFGRAADSTLILEEKS; the protein is encoded by the coding sequence ATGATCACTAAATTCTTAATCCAATACTTGCTTGTCTTCATATTTATAATCAGCATATCAGGATGTAACCTGTTTAGTATTTCCGGTAAAGAACAACTACCAGCAGTTTCACCACTTGCCCCACCAAATTTACCAGTATGGATAGAACAAATTAGTCCTATTGGTGATGCAAAATCTCTGAATCAAATTCGTATCCGCTTTCAAGAAGCTTTAATCCCAGTTGAAAGCCTTGATAGTCCAGAAAAACAAAATTTGTTACAAAAATTTGCACTTTGGCCACCTATACCCGGTGAATTTCGCTTTTTAACGCCGCGCATGGTGGGTTTTCAAGCTGAGAAGGCATTACCAAACGCAACTAGATTTCAGGTTACTTTAAAAGCAGGTTTAGCAGATTTGAAAAATCATCGATTAGATCAAGATTTAGCTTGGACTTTTAATACTGAACCGATTAAAATAACTAATCTACCAGGTGTTAACCCGATTGAAAAGGCTGATATTCAACCGATTGACTTGCAGCAAAATTTGCAGTTCACTTCCAATGTAGAGCTAAACTTAGATTCTGTACAAAAACATTTACAGTTAACGCCAGCAGGAAAAAGTAAAGGTGTAAATTTCCAAATTGAGTTAGCTAAAGAAGAAAAAGCATCAGAACAGCTATCAGAAAATCCAGATCCTTTAGAAAAATTTGATCCTTCAGCACGCAATTGGATTTATCAACTCAAACCTCAGCAAACTCTCGCTAAAGCCACCAATTATCGCCTAGTTTTTTCCCCAGGAATCATGCCAGCTGATGGTAATTTACCTAGCGAAAAAGAATTTGTGAGTAAGTTAACGACTTATTCACCTTTAGCGTTTCAGGGAATTAACTATTATGGACAGCCAGATGCAGGCGGAACTTATGGACGATTTGTTAAAGGCAGTCCTCAATTAGAATTTAATAACATTTTAGTGCCAGATTTAGTTAGAGAAAATATTAGAATTAATCCCGCACCAAAAGATATTGCCCGAATTTTACAAATCGGCAATGAAGATAAAATTGTCACTATTAATCCTTATGCTTTAGCGCCAGCTACTAACTATCAAATTACTATTAATGGCAATCTCAAAGATAAATTTGGGCAAACCTTAGGTAAGTCCATCACCGTTAAATACGATACAGGCGATTTAGCAGGAGATATTTGGGTTCCCTCAGATTTACATATCTTCCCCGCAGGTAAAGACTTAAAGCTAAATATTAGTACCGTCAACTTGCCGGAATCGAAATATAAAGCAGCTTATAGCGTAGTTCAACCTACAGATTTAGTTTATTTTAATTCTGCTTATCCTCAAGGTAACGGTAACGATTTACTGCCCAAACCAAGTGAATGGCAAAGCTTTAAAGTACCAACTAAGAAAAACCAATCAGTTGATGTGACTGTTCCGTTACGAGAAAAGCTCAACGGTGCTACGGGGATGTTAGCTTATGGAGTCCAAGCACGGACAAATAAATATCAAGATAATGGCAAAGAACTCTGGCGAGAACCTACAACTTATGGTTTGGTTGAATTGACAAACTTAGGTGTATTTTCTCAATGGTTTCCTGATTCGGGATTAATTCGTGTTAATCACCTCAGCGATGGTTCACCAGTCAAAGCCGCAACTATTGAAATTTATCAATCAAAACTCACAGCAAAATCTCGTTCTCAAACAGTACCTTGTGCTACGGGTAAAACTGATGATAATGGAAATTTAAAACTGCAAAAAGATAATTTACAGCAATGTTTTACTAATAAATCTAGCTTTATCAAACCGCCAGAATTATTAATAATCGCCCGTGAAAATCAAGATTGGGCATTCGCGAGAACAGAAGAATATAGCGGTGTTTTTGGCCATGGAATTGATGCAGGTTGGCAAGATGGTAAACCAGAATCGCGTGGTGTTATCTTCTCGGATAGACAGTTATATCAACCAGGGGAAAAAGCTTGGTTGACTGCTTTTGCTGACTATTTGCAAAACGGCAATATTCAGCAAGATAAAAATGCTGCTTACCAAGTAACTTTAGTCAATCCTGATGGACAAAAAACTGATTTGGGTACACAAAATACAAATGAATTTGGGACGTTTTCTTTAGAATTGCCAATTAGTAATACTGAGCGTTTAGGCTACTATACGATTAAAGCAAAAGCTAAGAATGATCATGAAATTTCTGGAGAGTTTCGGGTAGCGGAGTTCAAACCCCCGAATTTTAAAGTTGAACTCAACTTAAATCAGGAATTTGCTCTAATTGGCGAAAAAGTCGAGGCGAAAGCAACAAGTAATTATTTATTTGGTGCGCCAGTAGAAGGAGGAGAAGCCAAATATTTTGTCACCCGCCAGCAGACTAATTTTATTCCCAAAGGTTGGGAACAATTTAGTTTTGGTAGACAATGGTTTTGGCCGGAAGAAAACCCTACCGTCCCTACAGATGTTTTGCAAACTAATACCCAACTGAACGCTAACGGTAAAACTGAGCAAACAGTAACAGTAGCTCAAGATTTACCTTACCCGATGACTTACCGCGTTGATGTACAAGTTGCTGATGTTTCTAATTTATCTGTAGCCAATTCTCAAACTTTTACAGCCTTACCAACTAATCGCTTAATTGGTCTCAAAAGTAATTTTGTTGCCGATGCTGGTAAAGCTTTACCTGTAGAAGTGATAGTAACTGATCCTACAGGTAAAATCATCGAAAATCAACCGATACGTATAGAATTACAAGAAATCAAATACAGCAGGGTGACGCAGGTAGTTGAAGGTAGCCAAACACCAAAAAATCAAGTTGAATACAAAACAGTTGCACAGGCAGAATTTAAATCCAAAAATAGTCCACAGTCTGTAATTTTAACACCGCCGGAATCAGGATCTTATCGGATTCGAGCGAATTTTAGTGATGTTAACAATGAATTAAGCGCTACAGATTTACAAATTTGGGCAACTGGAAATAACCCAGTATTTTGGGGTTCTAGAGAACAAGATATTTTAGAAGTCAAATTAGATAAAACAGAATTTAAACCCGGTGAAACTGCTACTGCATTGATTCAATCTCCCTATCCAGAAGCAGAATTGTACTTTGCTGTGATTAAAGACAAACCCATTTATCAGCAAATGACCAAAGTCAAGGGAGGCGCACCACAAATTCAGTTTACAGTTACACCAGAAATGTTACCCAATGCAGCAGTGCAAGCTGTATTAATCAGACAAGGCGCACCTCTAAATCAAGTAGAACCAACGGGTTTAGATAAATTAGTCAAAATCGGCTTTGCACCTTTTAAAGTCAACTTGGAAGATAAATATTTAAAGGTACAAGTCAAACCCATTCAAGCATCACTTTCGCCGGGTAAAGAAGAAACAATACAGCTAGAACTAAAAGACAATCAAGGTAATCCCACCCCAGGACAAGTTACAGTCATGGTGGTGAATGAGGCGGTGCTGCAACTTTCTGGTTATCGTCCACCCGATTTGGTAGATACAGTTTATGCAGAACAGCCAATATCTACCCGCTTTAGTGATAATCGACCAGATGTGATATTACAAACACAAGATGTTGCTAAACCTAAAGGTTGGGGTTACGGCGGTGGGTTATCATCTGGTTTGGCAAATACTCGTGTTCGCAAAGATTTCCAAGCTTTAGCTTACTACAACGGTTCTGTGCTGACTGATGCCACTGGTAATGCCCAGATAACCTTTAAATTACCAGACGATTTAACTACATGGCGAGTCATGGCTGTGGCAACTGATGGCAATCTGCGTTTCGGCAATGGAGATGCTACATTTATCACCACAAAACCATTGCTAACTAATGCTATATTGCCACAGTTTGTCCGTCCAGGCGATCGCATCCTTGGTGGGCTATCTGTAACTAACAATACTGGGAATACTGGAAACCTGACAATTAATGGCGAATTAAGTGGTGCAGTCAAGTTTAGCGATAAAAATCCCACCACTACTTCCTTGCAAACTCAAGCTGAAACTGCTACCCATGCTTATCGCTTTCCCATGTTGGCAGAAAATGTGGGAGTCGGGAAAGTCCGCTTTACTACCCAGCTAAACAGTACAGCAGATGCCTTTGAAGTGCCTTTGGATGTGAAGCCACTGGAAATTACAGAACAAGTAATTGAAACTGGTGTCACCGAAAAACAAGTAAAAATTCCCCTCAATGTTGAGAAAAATGTCTTCCCAGCAGCCGGAGGTTTAAATGTACAGCTAGCAAGTACTTTAATTCCAGAAATTAAAGCCCCAGCCCAACAGGTTTTAGTAAATAATGATTTACCATTCGCAGAACCAGCGGCGAGTCAATTAATCATTGCGGCTAATCTGCAAACTTTGGCTAAACAATACAATCAGACATTTGCAGAATTTAATCCTAGTCAAAAAGCCAACCAAGCAATTACACAATTACAAAAACTTCAACATGCAGATGGTGGTTTTGCTGCTTTCCCAGGACAGGAAAAATCAGACCCTTGGGTTTCTAGTTATGCAGCGTCATCTTTGGTGAAAGCTAATCAAGTAGATTCTGCAATGCTATCTCGTGTCAAAGGATATTTACAGAAAGTTTTAGCCAACCCAGGTCAATATGACTTTTGTAAACAGCAACTTTGTAAAAGACAACTGCAACTGCATACTTTAATCGCTTTAGCAGAATTGGGAGATCAACGCAATACCTTCTTATCGGATATTTATCAACAGCGCAATAACTTTGATGTTGTAACTCAAATTAAACTAGCGCGATATCTATCTCAATTTTCGCAATGGCAAGATGAATCACAAAAAATGATGCAGCAGTTGCAACAAAATATCTATGAAACTGGTCGCACAGCAGCTATTAGTTTACCTCCCAGTTGGGGTTGGATGAGTTCACCTACTACAGCCCAAGCCCAAGCATTACGCTTATTTATTGCTCAAAAAAGTCAACCAGAAGTTATAGATAAATTATTTCAAAGTCTGCTGGCACTGCGAAGAAATGGGACATGGCAAACTAGTTTTGATAATGCCCAAGCTTTGACAGCTTTAGTAGAATATAGCCAACTGCAACCAACACCGCCAAATTTTGTGGCTACAGTCAAATTAGCTAATCAAAAGTTAGGAGAAAATCGCTTTAATGGCTATCAAAATCCTAGCTTACAGGTAAAAGTGCCAATGGCAAAATTACCCCGTGGACGACATGATTTAACTCTGCAAAAATCTGGTAACGGTACTTTACATTATTTAGTTGCCTATAATTATCGCTTGCAGGGAAATCAACCAGGAAGATTTAATGGTTTACGAGTCACCAGGGAAATTAGTCAAGTAGGTGAAGAAAAATTATTGCAAAAAACAGGTCTTTACGCCTTTGATAAACCATTAAGTCTACAAACAGGACAAGTGTTTGATATTGGTTTAGAAGTTATCGCCGACCATCCTGTAAATCATCTAGTCATTAAAGATCCTTTACCCGCAGGATTTGAAGCAGTAGATGAAAGTTTTCAAACAGCTACTACTGCTTTACAAGCACAAGCAGATAGTTGGCAACTTGGCTTTAAAACAATTTACCGCGATCGCATTATCGCCTACGCCGACCACCTTGAACCAGGAGTTTACAATCTGCATTACTTAGTGCGTTCCGTTACTCCCGGCACATTTAGATATCCTGGTGCAGAAGTTCACCTGCAATATGCACCAGAAGAATTTGGTCGCGCTGCTGATTCTACACTGATATTGGAGGAGAAATCATAA
- a CDS encoding FAD-dependent oxidoreductase, with the protein MVNQTHTADVLVVGGGTGGTAAAIQAARRGAKTILVSEFPWLGGMLTTAGVSAPDGNELVAFQTGLWGAFLQELRHRQSGGLDNSWVSFFSYDPRIGAEIFTDWVKELSNLHWICGRVPLEVMQLRNCITGVRFADFTVNAKIILDGTELGDLLALGDIAYRWGWELRSQWQEPSAPDVFNSFTEKYPVQSPTWVVIMQDFGETVAPKIPAAPNYDHSKFIGAWDNYGAEKFLNYGRLPGDLFMINWPICGNDYGEGVGRLIESESSKSEFLQESRWYSQNFAHFIQNQLGDRCGLAKEVFPCADTAFALHPYYRESRRLIGLTTIREQDILPMSGGKVASIYSDAIAIGNYANDHHYPDFDLPLQPKSIRWGGRWTGTPFTIPYRCLVPAATDGLLVCEKNISVSHIANGATRLQPVVMGIGQAAGMAAAMCVEFDIQPRDLPIRTLQEALLQDERSPVAIIPLFNLDISPKHPKWLDWQLYYLNDPQIYPLSGNYPNSNLAADSKQVLTRQNDCFTGIFHRLNQQDYRFTITTPATYQGQTWQLVTGRSHLDQRLQACLDGQLLTIWGRLNHSGHWLLVEDTDILRK; encoded by the coding sequence ATGGTTAATCAAACGCATACAGCTGATGTCTTAGTTGTCGGTGGGGGAACTGGAGGCACTGCTGCTGCTATTCAAGCAGCACGACGAGGCGCTAAAACTATTTTGGTGAGTGAATTTCCTTGGTTGGGAGGAATGCTAACTACTGCTGGAGTGTCTGCACCCGATGGTAATGAATTAGTTGCTTTTCAAACAGGGTTATGGGGTGCGTTTTTGCAGGAATTACGACATCGACAGTCAGGAGGGCTAGATAATAGTTGGGTAAGCTTTTTTAGTTATGATCCCCGCATTGGGGCAGAAATTTTTACAGATTGGGTAAAAGAGTTATCAAATCTGCATTGGATTTGCGGACGAGTACCTTTAGAGGTTATGCAGTTAAGAAACTGTATTACTGGTGTTCGGTTTGCTGATTTTACCGTCAACGCTAAGATTATTCTCGATGGTACAGAATTAGGAGATTTATTGGCTCTGGGAGACATAGCTTACCGCTGGGGTTGGGAGTTGCGATCGCAATGGCAAGAACCCAGCGCCCCAGATGTATTTAATTCCTTCACCGAGAAATATCCTGTGCAGTCACCGACTTGGGTTGTGATTATGCAAGACTTTGGTGAAACTGTTGCACCAAAAATTCCTGCTGCTCCTAATTATGACCATTCTAAATTTATTGGTGCTTGGGATAATTATGGTGCAGAAAAGTTTCTCAATTACGGACGTTTGCCAGGAGATCTATTTATGATCAATTGGCCTATCTGCGGTAATGATTACGGCGAAGGAGTAGGACGATTAATCGAGTCAGAGTCATCCAAAAGTGAATTTCTTCAAGAAAGCCGCTGGTATAGTCAAAATTTTGCCCATTTTATCCAAAATCAGTTAGGCGATCGCTGTGGTTTAGCAAAAGAAGTTTTTCCCTGTGCTGATACTGCTTTTGCACTACATCCCTACTACCGAGAAAGTCGCCGCTTAATAGGATTAACTACTATCCGAGAACAAGATATCTTGCCAATGTCAGGGGGTAAAGTAGCATCCATTTACTCAGATGCGATCGCTATTGGTAACTACGCCAATGACCATCATTATCCTGATTTCGACTTGCCACTGCAACCTAAATCTATTCGCTGGGGCGGGCGTTGGACTGGGACACCGTTCACTATTCCCTATCGTTGTTTGGTTCCGGCTGCAACAGATGGTTTATTAGTCTGTGAAAAAAATATTTCTGTCTCTCATATTGCTAACGGTGCGACTAGATTACAACCTGTGGTCATGGGTATCGGTCAAGCTGCGGGAATGGCGGCGGCTATGTGCGTTGAGTTCGATATCCAGCCTAGAGATTTACCCATAAGAACATTGCAAGAAGCTTTACTTCAAGACGAGCGATCGCCTGTAGCAATCATCCCTTTATTTAATTTAGATATCTCACCCAAACATCCAAAATGGCTGGATTGGCAACTGTACTATTTAAACGATCCTCAAATTTATCCACTGAGTGGCAATTATCCTAATTCAAATTTAGCAGCCGATTCAAAGCAAGTATTAACACGGCAAAATGATTGTTTTACAGGCATATTTCACCGTTTGAATCAGCAAGATTACAGATTTACTATCACCACCCCAGCCACTTATCAAGGTCAAACTTGGCAGCTTGTGACCGGGCGATCGCATCTAGATCAGCGTCTACAAGCCTGTTTAGATGGGCAACTGCTCACTATTTGGGGTCGCTTAAATCATTCTGGTCATTGGTTACTAGTTGAAGATACTGATATATTACGAAAGTAG
- the patX gene encoding heterocyst-inhibiting protein PatX: MRISVSLLVSILVFGSLAVNHQETVNKLSLVRLSSSDSQQLLSAKPKSNEPESPRPFRGSGRRDLIQSRG; the protein is encoded by the coding sequence ATGCGTATTTCCGTTTCACTTTTAGTTTCTATTTTGGTGTTCGGTTCCTTAGCTGTTAACCACCAAGAAACAGTAAACAAATTATCTTTAGTACGGCTTTCCTCTTCTGATTCCCAGCAGTTGCTTTCAGCTAAACCTAAATCTAATGAGCCAGAAAGCCCAAGACCTTTTCGAGGTAGTGGGCGCAGGGATCTAATTCAATCTCGCGGATAA
- a CDS encoding ferritin-like domain-containing protein, with translation MAVVYPRKLQNALSARDILKHTVSDRELHLITLNRYRYSEQRSCKDLTEIIEQLNGKPKELIQDLSHHISDEARHAMWLTDVLVELGADIGKPPGMSYIDEFERLLDSEQKDATKDLEDFVISALAAINTTEKRGCEYFSAHIHVLKQQPQTEENTKIRETIAKILPEEAGHVRWGNRWLAQIADKSPEHRQKVEQAKRKYTAIEQAAFESGMDITLGAELRRVANLLEVANTMSPWERPQYLMERLPQTLLAPELQFTRIRSAQRSWQRNPQEFMEKFVPMFFNGIQDLEKNRKQTKV, from the coding sequence ATGGCAGTTGTTTATCCACGTAAATTACAAAATGCTTTAAGTGCAAGGGATATCTTAAAGCATACGGTGAGCGATCGCGAACTTCATCTCATAACTCTCAATCGTTATCGCTACAGCGAACAACGCAGCTGTAAAGATCTAACTGAGATAATTGAACAACTGAATGGAAAGCCAAAAGAACTAATTCAGGATTTATCTCATCACATTAGCGATGAAGCTCGTCATGCAATGTGGCTAACCGATGTGTTGGTGGAATTGGGAGCAGATATTGGTAAGCCACCAGGCATGTCTTACATTGATGAATTTGAACGCCTATTGGATAGCGAACAAAAAGATGCAACTAAAGACCTAGAAGATTTTGTGATTTCTGCCTTAGCAGCAATTAACACCACCGAAAAACGGGGTTGTGAGTATTTTTCTGCTCACATTCATGTGCTTAAGCAACAGCCACAAACTGAAGAAAACACCAAGATTCGGGAAACTATTGCTAAAATTTTGCCAGAGGAAGCAGGACATGTCCGTTGGGGCAATCGTTGGTTAGCCCAAATAGCTGATAAAAGTCCAGAACATCGGCAAAAAGTAGAGCAAGCCAAACGCAAATATACCGCAATTGAGCAAGCCGCCTTTGAATCAGGAATGGATATTACCTTAGGTGCAGAACTACGACGGGTGGCTAACCTTCTGGAAGTGGCAAATACTATGTCACCTTGGGAACGTCCTCAATATTTAATGGAGCGCTTGCCACAAACCTTGCTAGCACCAGAGTTGCAGTTTACGAGAATTAGATCTGCACAAAGATCTTGGCAACGTAATCCACAAGAGTTTATGGAGAAGTTTGTCCCAATGTTTTTTAATGGTATTCAGGATCTAGAAAAGAACCGTAAGCAAACAAAAGTGTAA